One part of the Methanothermobacter sp. genome encodes these proteins:
- a CDS encoding Coenzyme F420 hydrogenase/dehydrogenase, beta subunit C-terminal domain, with protein sequence MDKIGMVGTPCQITAATLMKDYESFIKEFPVTLKIGLFCMENFSYRYLKKLLKEKGISLKEIIQCRIEGGSAKFHLNSGDIISVPLKELKMAMRKSCQICMDYTAEQADISIGSVGSPRGWSTIIIRTEKGLELIKAAEKNKYIKTRPIDDQGFELLQSLAKRKKEKNLKEIKGREKVARPVMYWRVMPETEYLEEVTDYQFKDLKGDVIDIGACVLCGACLLSCPEEIIKIEDRKPEIRGECPPACNACYIACPRTYVPDNIISHETAKEPLGNYIKVLSAKAPMFKGQDGGVVTALLSYALTEGIIDKVLVVDKDAQNPWKPTPKLTEHIEDVVKAAGTKYSACPIFKAMGGS encoded by the coding sequence ATGGATAAAATTGGCATGGTCGGCACCCCCTGTCAAATAACAGCAGCAACCCTCATGAAAGACTATGAATCCTTCATAAAAGAATTCCCAGTCACATTAAAGATAGGATTATTCTGCATGGAAAACTTCTCCTACAGATACCTTAAAAAACTCCTAAAAGAGAAAGGAATAAGCCTAAAAGAGATAATACAATGTAGAATAGAAGGTGGATCCGCTAAATTCCATTTAAACAGTGGAGATATAATATCAGTGCCTTTAAAGGAATTAAAAATGGCCATGCGTAAAAGTTGCCAAATTTGCATGGATTATACAGCAGAACAAGCCGATATATCAATAGGTTCAGTAGGCTCACCCAGAGGATGGTCAACCATAATCATAAGAACAGAAAAAGGACTGGAGCTTATCAAAGCAGCTGAAAAAAATAAATACATCAAAACTAGGCCAATAGATGATCAAGGATTCGAATTACTTCAAAGTTTAGCCAAAAGGAAAAAAGAAAAGAATTTAAAGGAAATCAAAGGAAGAGAAAAAGTTGCAAGACCAGTAATGTACTGGAGAGTAATGCCAGAGACAGAATACCTCGAGGAAGTAACCGATTATCAATTCAAAGACCTCAAAGGAGATGTTATAGATATAGGGGCTTGTGTATTATGTGGAGCATGCTTACTCTCATGTCCAGAGGAAATCATAAAAATAGAGGACAGAAAACCAGAAATAAGAGGAGAATGTCCACCAGCTTGTAACGCATGCTACATAGCCTGCCCAAGAACTTATGTACCAGACAACATCATAAGCCATGAAACCGCAAAAGAACCCCTGGGAAATTATATCAAAGTACTATCAGCCAAAGCCCCAATGTTCAAGGGACAAGATGGTGGAGTTGTAACCGCACTATTATCATATGCACTAACAGAGGGAATAATTGATAAGGTTCTAGTAGTTGACAAGGACGCTCAGAACCCATGGAAACCCACCCCCAAACTTACAGAACACATTGAAGATGTTGTGAAGGCGGCTGGGACGAAATATTCAGCCTGTCCAATATTCAAAGCAATGGGAGGATCATAA
- a CDS encoding malate dehydrogenase: protein MKVSIIGSTGRVGRSTALCLAEEETVSVLQMISREESFERSKGELLDISDALAAKGVSVELETSSNIEDVNGSKIIIITAGIPRKPNMERDDLAHVNGRIVARYASEIGKFAPDSMILVVTNPVDVMTYVALKYSGFDRSKVFGLGNHLDSLRLKNYMAKHFNVHVSEVHTRVIGQHGPYMVPLISSTSIGGIPLEYYSKRDYFSDYKPFDLNGTIKKVIDAGSNIISRKGATEYGPAFAISNIVKTVLNDEKRILTVSTLIDGEIADIKDVCLGAPVKLGKDGIEGIVPFLMDDSEREAFIEAAEFVKSSTSGVMRLLENEGLKAP from the coding sequence ATGAAAGTGAGTATTATAGGCTCAACTGGTAGGGTGGGGAGATCAACTGCATTATGTCTTGCTGAAGAGGAAACTGTAAGCGTTTTACAAATGATTTCGAGAGAGGAAAGTTTTGAGCGGAGTAAGGGTGAGTTATTAGATATTAGTGATGCATTGGCAGCGAAGGGTGTTTCTGTTGAATTGGAAACTTCATCAAATATTGAGGATGTGAATGGTTCCAAGATTATTATCATAACTGCAGGGATTCCAAGAAAACCTAACATGGAAAGGGATGATTTGGCCCATGTGAATGGTCGTATAGTGGCTAGATATGCGTCTGAAATAGGAAAATTTGCACCAGATTCTATGATACTTGTTGTAACAAATCCTGTTGATGTCATGACTTATGTGGCCCTTAAATATTCTGGTTTTGATCGTAGTAAGGTTTTTGGTCTTGGGAATCACCTTGATTCACTTAGGCTTAAGAATTATATGGCTAAGCATTTTAATGTGCATGTTAGTGAAGTTCACACGAGGGTTATAGGACAGCATGGCCCTTATATGGTGCCTCTTATAAGTTCAACATCCATTGGTGGCATACCACTTGAATATTATTCTAAGAGGGATTATTTTTCTGATTATAAGCCCTTTGATTTGAATGGTACTATTAAGAAGGTGATAGATGCTGGTAGTAATATTATTAGTAGGAAGGGCGCGACTGAGTATGGTCCGGCTTTTGCCATTTCTAATATCGTTAAGACTGTTTTGAATGACGAGAAGAGAATATTGACTGTTTCGACTTTGATTGATGGTGAGATAGCAGATATAAAGGATGTTTGTCTCGGCGCCCCTGTTAAACTTGGAAAGGATGGTATTGAGGGTATTGTACCGTTTCTTATGGATGATAGTGAAAGGGAGGCTTTTATTGAGGCGGCTGAGTTTGTGAAAAGTTCAACTTCGGGTGTTATGCGTCTGCTTGAAAATGAAGGGTTAAAGGCACCTTGA
- a CDS encoding GXGXG domain-containing protein: MKVKEARIDAEGKTPREVNSKLKKLAKEHDRIIIENPNAMHYLAAGLTGDVEVIIDGSAGYFAGTMIHGPKIEIKGNAGWFPADNMTRGKITIHGSAGDGVGQGIYGGTVIVKEDAGSRTGEIMKNGTIIIGGDSGFMTGLYMMGGQIIVLGDLGKDAGESIIRGKIYFRGEAESLGKNAKIKKITEKEKVELEKILGDSGFKLENTEYDKFKKIVPRSRRPFYGKEVEEG, translated from the coding sequence ATAAAAGTGAAAGAAGCAAGAATCGACGCAGAAGGAAAAACACCAAGAGAAGTTAACAGCAAACTCAAAAAACTGGCAAAAGAACATGACAGGATAATCATAGAAAACCCAAATGCAATGCACTACCTTGCAGCAGGCCTAACAGGAGACGTTGAAGTGATCATAGACGGATCCGCAGGATACTTCGCCGGTACAATGATACACGGCCCCAAGATAGAAATAAAAGGGAACGCTGGATGGTTCCCAGCAGATAACATGACCCGTGGCAAAATTACAATCCATGGATCAGCAGGTGACGGTGTAGGCCAAGGCATATATGGTGGCACGGTCATCGTAAAAGAAGATGCCGGTTCAAGGACAGGAGAAATAATGAAAAATGGAACCATAATCATCGGGGGAGACTCAGGTTTCATGACAGGACTCTACATGATGGGAGGCCAGATAATAGTCTTAGGAGACCTTGGAAAAGATGCTGGTGAATCAATTATACGCGGAAAAATCTATTTTAGGGGAGAAGCAGAAAGCCTAGGCAAAAATGCGAAGATAAAAAAGATAACAGAAAAAGAAAAAGTAGAATTGGAGAAAATATTAGGAGATAGTGGCTTTAAATTAGAAAATACCGAATATGACAAGTTCAAGAAGATAGTGCCGAGGAGTAGAAGGCCATTCTATGGTAAAGAAGTGGAGGAAGGATAA
- a CDS encoding glutamate synthase-related protein yields MPFKVERKAEICKRNFNRPGCCWYLCDNRDEEQCKSCFSCYNNCPHEVYEIINGEPHPIRHENCVGCRICEEMCPSNAIEVNAVAEDRRNVWSLTDLTEIKRKSEEGTYKVRGCGALRRIPTFDDLVIVPAQVSRPPIDKYREPCNTKVILGDRYAENPLELDTPIMIAAMSFGAISKEAKIALAMGATLAGTATNTGEGGMLPEERKYASKLIVQYASGRFGVSAAYLNNSEAIEIKIGQGAKAGMGGHLLGEKVTGEVSRIRMIPEGTDALSPARHMDIVGPEDLSMKISQLREITDWKVPIMVKFTSGRVRDDVKIAAKAGADIVVVDGMQGGTGAGPDVVTEHAGIPTIAAIVEADEALKEVNLREEVSLVAAGGIRSGADVAKAIALGADAVYIGTAALVAIGCRVCQMCYAGTCRKGIATQDPLFRKRLDYVEGGKRVARYIEAMTEELCMLTQQAGNTDVRKLEKDDLRALNLETSALTGVKIAGMEVPVHSL; encoded by the coding sequence ATGCCATTCAAAGTTGAAAGAAAAGCTGAAATATGTAAAAGAAACTTCAACAGGCCAGGGTGTTGCTGGTATCTCTGCGATAACAGGGATGAAGAACAATGCAAAAGCTGCTTCTCATGTTATAATAATTGTCCGCACGAAGTCTATGAGATAATAAACGGGGAACCACACCCAATAAGGCATGAAAATTGTGTAGGATGCCGTATATGCGAGGAAATGTGCCCTAGTAATGCCATAGAAGTAAATGCGGTTGCAGAGGATAGGAGAAATGTATGGTCATTAACAGATCTCACCGAAATAAAGCGAAAATCAGAAGAGGGCACCTACAAGGTTAGAGGATGCGGCGCACTCCGCAGAATACCAACATTTGATGATCTCGTCATAGTACCTGCACAAGTTTCAAGACCACCCATAGACAAATACAGGGAACCATGCAACACAAAGGTCATATTAGGGGATAGGTACGCGGAAAACCCACTAGAACTTGACACCCCAATAATGATAGCTGCAATGTCATTCGGGGCCATTAGCAAAGAAGCCAAGATAGCATTGGCCATGGGAGCCACGCTCGCAGGGACAGCCACAAACACTGGTGAAGGTGGCATGTTACCAGAAGAGAGAAAATATGCTTCAAAACTTATTGTACAATATGCATCTGGCAGATTTGGGGTGTCAGCAGCTTACCTCAACAATTCAGAGGCTATCGAGATCAAAATAGGCCAAGGTGCGAAGGCTGGTATGGGTGGACACTTATTAGGAGAGAAGGTTACAGGGGAGGTATCAAGGATAAGGATGATACCAGAGGGTACTGATGCCTTAAGCCCTGCAAGGCACATGGATATAGTCGGTCCGGAAGATCTTAGCATGAAGATATCACAACTTAGGGAAATAACTGATTGGAAAGTGCCGATAATGGTCAAGTTCACTTCTGGACGAGTAAGGGATGATGTTAAGATAGCTGCCAAGGCAGGGGCTGATATAGTTGTGGTTGATGGCATGCAAGGGGGTACAGGTGCCGGACCCGATGTTGTGACAGAACATGCTGGTATACCCACTATAGCAGCGATAGTAGAAGCTGATGAAGCCCTTAAGGAGGTTAACCTCCGCGAAGAAGTGAGTCTTGTAGCAGCTGGTGGTATAAGGAGTGGAGCCGATGTTGCGAAGGCCATAGCATTAGGAGCAGACGCTGTATATATTGGAACAGCAGCACTTGTAGCCATTGGATGTAGAGTCTGTCAAATGTGTTATGCTGGAACTTGTCGCAAGGGCATCGCAACCCAAGATCCTTTATTCAGGAAAAGATTAGATTATGTTGAGGGTGGTAAACGGGTTGCAAGATACATTGAGGCGATGACAGAAGAACTTTGCATGTTAACACAACAGGCAGGTAACACTGATGTCAGAAAACTTGAAAAAGATGATCTTAGGGCGCTTAACCTTGAAACTTCAGCACTTACTGGTGTTAAAATAGCTGGGATGGAAGTGCCAGTCCACTCTTTATAA
- a CDS encoding HEAT repeat domain-containing protein, whose product MEKRENIERIIKKLEDEDELVRIQVMELLEEIGEPAVDPLIDALSHPNKLVRRGAARVLGNIKDPRAIEPLIKALSDDNKWVRREASTALSKMGEKAFKPLLKALKDDDWKVRGAAAWAIGNLKDERAVDSLIELLDDKSGFVRSGAAWALQNIGGEKVEAAMKRLKSKGSGFARRIASNYLEKK is encoded by the coding sequence ATGGAGAAGAGAGAGAATATTGAAAGGATTATAAAAAAGTTAGAAGATGAAGACGAACTTGTGAGAATCCAAGTTATGGAATTGTTGGAAGAAATTGGCGAACCGGCGGTGGATCCTCTTATAGATGCGCTTTCACATCCAAATAAGCTTGTGAGAAGAGGCGCTGCCAGGGTCCTTGGTAACATAAAAGATCCAAGAGCCATAGAACCCCTAATAAAAGCTTTGAGCGATGATAATAAATGGGTTAGACGGGAAGCTTCAACAGCCCTTTCCAAGATGGGTGAAAAGGCGTTTAAACCATTACTCAAGGCATTAAAGGATGATGATTGGAAGGTTAGAGGTGCTGCTGCTTGGGCCATTGGCAACTTAAAGGATGAAAGGGCAGTGGATTCTCTAATAGAACTTTTAGATGATAAGAGCGGTTTTGTTAGGAGTGGGGCTGCATGGGCCCTCCAGAACATAGGGGGTGAGAAGGTAGAGGCTGCTATGAAAAGATTAAAAAGTAAAGGTTCTGGTTTCGCGAGGAGAATTGCATCAAATTATTTAGAGAAAAAATAA
- the pdxT gene encoding pyridoxal 5'-phosphate synthase glutaminase subunit PdxT, with product MIKIGILNLQGDVSEHLEMTKKAIKKLKIEAEAIKVKKKDEIRSCDALIISGGESTVIGKLMEKENIIETIKKEKIPIMGTCAGMILLAKETDHKQPLLNIIDMKVQRNAFGRQKESFEEKIKILGKEFNGIFIRAPAVTKTGPGVKILSKLNDKIIAVQQGKNIALAFHPELGNDTLLHEHFIKEVL from the coding sequence ATGATAAAAATAGGAATACTAAACCTCCAAGGAGACGTCTCAGAACACCTCGAAATGACAAAAAAGGCAATAAAAAAATTGAAAATAGAAGCAGAAGCCATAAAAGTGAAAAAAAAAGATGAAATAAGATCATGCGATGCTCTAATAATCTCAGGCGGTGAAAGCACAGTCATAGGCAAACTCATGGAAAAAGAAAACATAATAGAAACCATAAAAAAAGAAAAAATACCAATAATGGGCACCTGCGCCGGGATGATACTCCTAGCAAAGGAAACAGACCACAAACAACCCCTACTAAACATAATAGACATGAAAGTTCAAAGAAACGCCTTTGGAAGGCAAAAAGAATCATTCGAGGAAAAAATAAAAATACTAGGCAAAGAATTCAACGGAATATTCATAAGGGCACCCGCAGTCACCAAAACCGGACCAGGAGTAAAAATCCTTTCAAAACTCAACGACAAAATAATAGCAGTACAACAAGGAAAAAACATCGCATTAGCATTCCATCCAGAACTAGGCAACGACACCCTACTCCACGAACACTTCATAAAGGAGGTACTATAA
- a CDS encoding glutamine amidotransferase family protein — translation MCGIAGIVYKDGKPHQAGKDMTKMLYALQHRGPDSAGFSIYGGLKLADDEYLLNIEIKEKKDLLKKVKETIETTTKIKSEEKIQSVENYIIYRCTISLDSFSQLKPLIIEIDKIEDVTVLNGSHSFEMIKDVGSVLEIANRYDTWSKKGTHAIGHTRFSTESIVDRYHAHPFQSYIIPDITVVHNGQITNYWKIRDPLERKGHIFETTNDTECIVHYIADKLAEGQTLEEALEQSVKDMDGPFSYIVGTPNGIGIAKDQLGLRPGVMAEDDEIFAIASEEMALGEVVDTRHIEQIAPGEVRVYEI, via the coding sequence TTGTGCGGAATAGCTGGAATAGTATACAAAGATGGTAAACCCCACCAAGCAGGAAAAGACATGACAAAAATGCTTTACGCATTACAACACAGAGGCCCAGATTCAGCAGGATTCTCAATCTACGGAGGACTAAAGCTAGCCGACGACGAATACCTACTTAACATAGAAATCAAAGAAAAAAAAGACCTACTAAAAAAGGTTAAAGAGACAATAGAAACCACAACAAAGATAAAATCAGAAGAAAAGATACAATCCGTGGAAAACTACATAATATACCGTTGCACGATAAGCCTCGACTCATTCTCACAACTAAAACCCCTAATAATAGAAATAGACAAAATAGAAGACGTCACAGTACTAAACGGGAGCCACTCGTTCGAAATGATAAAAGATGTTGGATCAGTCCTAGAAATAGCCAACCGCTATGACACATGGTCTAAAAAAGGCACACACGCCATAGGCCACACAAGATTCTCAACAGAAAGCATAGTAGACAGATACCACGCACACCCATTCCAAAGCTACATAATCCCAGACATCACAGTAGTCCACAACGGACAAATAACAAACTACTGGAAAATAAGAGACCCACTAGAAAGAAAAGGCCACATATTCGAAACAACAAACGACACAGAATGCATAGTACACTACATAGCCGACAAACTCGCAGAAGGCCAAACACTAGAAGAAGCACTAGAACAATCAGTAAAAGACATGGACGGCCCATTCTCATACATCGTCGGAACACCAAATGGTATAGGAATAGCAAAAGACCAACTAGGCTTGCGACCAGGAGTAATGGCAGAAGATGATGAAATCTTCGCCATAGCCTCCGAAGAAATGGCCCTAGGAGAAGTAGTAGATACAAGACACATTGAACAGATAGCACCCGGCGAAGTAAGAGTCTACGAAATATAA